The window aaaaaacacactgcgTGGAAAAAGAGGAGAATGAGTTGGAACAAGCACAAACAAACTGAAGGGGTTGTTCACTAAAGAATACTGTTTTCAACACAACTCTAccatattttggtaattttggAATCTTCAATTCTCGTAAACTTCTACCGAAATTTGAAAAGGCCTCACGTCAAAGACCGCAAACCTTTCTTTACCACAATAAAATTTGGTAatacaaaatttgatattacTAAAAAATGTTAAGGTTTGAACAAGCTCGAAATGTTGAGTCGTTGTACTTCAGAACAAAATGTTGAATGGTTGTTattcaaatgaaaaataaaatgttgAATGATTGACTTGTCACTTGTCAGGGCCCTGACCGAGATACGTGCGGCAAGCAACTGATGGTTTATGTGGTGCTACAAGCATATGCTAGAGCTAAGCGCGGTAGCGCCGCGGCGCTGGTGTTTTTGTGGTTCTTTGTCGAATAGTTGTCGCGGCACGTATCTCGGTCGGTCGAGACGTGTAGAGCTCGCGGTCGGAGTTCGTGAggcggacaaaaaaaaaaggagggtgCATGAGGATACATGGGATTGTGGGTGAGACAATGAGGGGACAAGAATAGAGGTGGAATATGAAAGGTGCTCTGGGAATTTTAGCGAAGATTCACAATGTAATGGTGATGGCTTAGATAGGAtatgtacaaatttgtcgataTTTTTCAGTTGTGTTGTAGTAGGGCATGAACAAAGGTAAAGTCTAAGATGGATGGTCTTTTAGTTAACGCATATCACTTAGAGACTATTCTACTACAATAGTTAAGACAACAAGAACTCTTGATCATTAGTGCAccaaaaattttttttatacccttctttccttttctccacCTCCATGTAACAAAATTTCCTTTAATAAACgttaagagtcgactctgacCCGTTGTTATGCGTAGCAACTATGTTTCCCTTTCCTccattctctctcttccacatcaTCAATTTTACTTGCATGGGAACGAAGAGAATCCGTTATTACACaccgttgtacatgcccttacaATTtcattctcaagtctcaacttaGCTTCTAAAATCTGCATTAATCCATTCTACACGTTAGATTTTTGTTCTTTGTTCACATCGTACCCCACTTACACGTTCATCGTTTCTACGTGTAAAAGGTTTAACTCATCAAGACTTATAAGCTAACCCTTACCCAGCTAAACTTTCTAATATTATACTTAAAACACATTGCTAACACTTATGGGCTACTTAGGCCACCACCAAATAGTGACACGTGAATCAGCTATTTGAGCTGAGCTATTTGTGACACGTGAAACCAGGTGAataattagcacataattaactaactattatatatttcctccgttttttaatagatgacgtcgttgattttttctcacatgtttgaccattcgtcttattcaaaaattttatgtaaatgtataagatataaattacacttaaagtactatgagtgataaaacaactcataacaaaataaattataattacgtaaattttttgaataagacgaatggtcaaacatgtaagaaaaagtcaacggcgtcatctattaaaaacggaggtagtacttgaagatagattaatttgatttttttaaaaaaaaacttcaatatGAAAAGTTTTTGTAAAGTACACATCATTTAGGAGTATAGGAAACGTGCTAATGAAAATCGAGGAACTAATGAAAATCGAGGAAGTAACCCAACAAAATATCCATGTCGAATGGGACCTTAAGCACGCATACCAAGCGCTAGTATCACGGGCCTATTTGGTAGTAACTTAGGAGATGAAGGGGAGTTTAGAGGGAGTTGATGGCAGGATAGTCATAAGAGTTTGGTTTTTGTTCTTAATCTAGTTCCGAGACAAAGTTTAGTTCGACTTTTTAAGTGATGATGGATGGCTCTTCCCACCCCCACCCCGGTATTAAAAGCGAGGGAGTTAGAGGACAAACTCTCCACCCCAATCCCACCTAAAACTCCCACATCCAcagtccaaagtccaaaccctGTACTCTCATTCCCTCAATCTCAGAAGAGAGGAAATTCCCTACCAATTCGCACCTCCTACCTGGTACTTAAAAAGTAGTGAGTTCAACGATAACCCCCCGGTTCCCCTATGCCCAATAAGCTCCCAACCAAACCCCACCATTGATTGGTGCCGTAAGGGTTCAAATTCTAGCGTCTACGATTAATAAATGGATATGTGCATCCTGATTGGTGCAAAGGTTAGGAGTTATTCTCCCATTTTTCTATAAATCATTACAAAGCTGAAAACAACCAAAAAAAGTTGGCATTCATTATAATTTATCAGTATGATATACCACCACCCCAATTTTGGTGTAACAAAAGGGGATTCGAGTGGCTTTAATGTTATCTCCAGGAGCAATATTTTCCAAAAAAGATGGTTGCTGAAAGGGCATAGTACGATGGATGGCTCAGCTGAGCGCACCTGGTAATTCAGGAGAGGACAGCCATTAGATCTGACACCCGCAACACTATGTAGCTCGTGCCATCAGAGCCCTTGAACTCGCTGCCAGCATATTTGGAATATAGAACAGTGCTGCCTGCAGAGACCGACAATGGAATCCTCTTGCCTTCCTCATCCAGAGGACCAGGGCCAACAGCCACGACCTGTCACCAATCAACCAACACATCATTACCTCcttaactttgatcaaaacCACAAAATATCCAGCAGAACTAACAAATTGAGTGACTGACCGTTCCAATAGACGGCTTCTCCTTTGTTGTTTCAGTAAGCAATAGGCCACCAGGAGTTTTATCTTCAGCTTCAGCGACCTATAGTATGAGAAAAGGGTAGGAAAACAGGAAGAAATTATTACAATCAAAAGGAGGGCGGCCTCAGCTTTAGTTGGCCATGCCTACTTAATCAACAACATTACACTGCTATCCAGACAAATGTATAAGAAATGTCCACCTTGATAAGAACACGATCGCTAAGAGGCTTCATGTCCTTTGCATCATCAGTCTCCAGAATACCAATGATGTCATCCTCTTTAAGAATCAGATGGTTGGAATCATTCAACTCCACCTCTGTTCCAGCATATTTTGAATATACGACTTGGGATCCAACCTATGCAAGTCACATATGTGCATTTTAG of the Oryza sativa Japonica Group chromosome 2, ASM3414082v1 genome contains:
- the LOC4330925 gene encoding 20 kDa chaperonin, chloroplastic, whose amino-acid sequence is MAPVQFSAAGVGAVAFATKGMASRDALRLPPPAAVRVLRQAPRPSRGLVVRAAAASVAPKYTTLKPLADRVLVKIKSAEQKTTGGILLPSAAQSKPQGGEVVAIGEGRTVGDNKVEVSIQVGSQVVYSKYAGTEVELNDSNHLILKEDDIIGILETDDAKDMKPLSDRVLIKVAEAEDKTPGGLLLTETTKEKPSIGTVVAVGPGPLDEEGKRIPLSVSAGSTVLYSKYAGSEFKGSDGTSYIVLRVSDLMAVLS